In Paraflavitalea devenefica, the following are encoded in one genomic region:
- a CDS encoding twin-arginine translocation signal domain-containing protein gives MQNNDLNVSSRRGFLGTLATGAAALGVTTLATPFSMMASPGFTPDEITGAEEWFNKIKGKHRIVFDATEPHDIFPFAWPRVFLLTNAATGTVEKDCSVVVVLRHAAIPYAMEDKLWAKYNFGEMFKAEDPATKQPAMRNPFWKPKPGDFKIPGIGNVSIGINELQDSGVMFCVCDAAMTVYSAIVAGKMNMEPADVKKEWVAGLLPNIPPMPSGVWAVNRAQEKGCSYCFVR, from the coding sequence ATGCAAAACAATGATCTGAACGTATCATCCCGCCGTGGTTTCCTGGGCACCCTGGCCACCGGCGCTGCTGCACTGGGAGTAACAACACTGGCTACGCCCTTTAGCATGATGGCATCTCCCGGATTTACACCGGATGAAATAACTGGTGCGGAAGAATGGTTCAATAAAATTAAAGGCAAACACCGTATTGTATTTGATGCAACAGAGCCACATGATATTTTCCCTTTTGCCTGGCCGCGTGTGTTTTTGCTTACCAATGCTGCCACTGGCACTGTGGAAAAAGATTGCAGCGTAGTGGTTGTATTGCGCCATGCTGCTATTCCCTATGCTATGGAAGACAAGCTATGGGCTAAATATAACTTTGGCGAAATGTTTAAAGCAGAAGATCCGGCTACTAAACAACCTGCCATGCGTAATCCGTTCTGGAAACCCAAACCAGGCGATTTTAAAATACCTGGAATTGGCAATGTGTCCATAGGCATTAATGAATTGCAGGACAGTGGGGTGATGTTTTGTGTATGTGATGCCGCCATGACGGTATACAGTGCTATTGTGGCCGGGAAAATGAATATGGAACCGGCAGATGTGAAGAAAGAATGGGTGGCCGGACTATTGCCTAATATTCCGCCAATGCCTTCCGGTGTATGGGCTGTGAACAGGGCGCAGGAGAAAGGTTGTTCCTATTGTTTTGTGAGATAA
- a CDS encoding c-type cytochrome: protein MPRKMHTGFLVAGVVVIALTIMIEACSPGQEKNRQPVSGLPEWPWEAPDTASIPFTAEGDLIRYGRSLIAKTAHYLGPEGIVRPISNGMNCQNCHLDAGTRPWGNNYSAVAATYPRYRDRSGTIESVEKRVNDCLQRSLNGSPLDSNSHELKAMVAYIKWVGSKVPANKKPLGVGISSLPYLDRPADSARGRLVYDQYCQRCHGTKGQGMPDSIGPGYRYPPLWGKNSYNTGAGIYRLSRLAGYVRDNMPYDEASHLKPVLSDEEAWDVAAFINTQARPLKAFPGDWPDIRTKPVDHPFGPFPDTFPEQQHKYGPFKPIGESKTKAKQ, encoded by the coding sequence ATGCCACGCAAGATGCACACGGGATTCCTGGTGGCAGGCGTGGTGGTTATCGCATTGACAATAATGATTGAAGCGTGTTCTCCGGGCCAGGAGAAAAACAGGCAGCCGGTTTCCGGATTGCCTGAATGGCCTTGGGAAGCACCCGACACTGCCTCCATTCCATTTACCGCAGAAGGGGATCTGATCCGTTATGGCCGCTCATTGATCGCCAAAACAGCCCATTACCTGGGACCAGAGGGAATTGTGCGACCCATTTCCAATGGTATGAATTGTCAGAACTGTCACCTCGATGCAGGTACCAGGCCCTGGGGTAATAACTATAGTGCAGTAGCTGCTACCTACCCGCGTTATCGTGACCGCAGCGGCACAATTGAGTCTGTTGAAAAGAGAGTCAATGATTGCTTACAGCGCAGCCTCAACGGCAGCCCGTTGGATAGCAATAGCCATGAGCTGAAAGCCATGGTAGCCTATATAAAATGGGTGGGCAGTAAAGTGCCGGCCAACAAAAAGCCACTGGGCGTTGGCATCAGCAGCCTGCCTTATCTTGACCGGCCTGCTGACAGCGCCAGGGGCAGGCTTGTTTATGATCAGTATTGCCAGCGCTGTCATGGAACGAAAGGACAGGGCATGCCCGATTCCATTGGCCCGGGTTACCGGTATCCTCCCCTATGGGGAAAGAATAGTTATAATACCGGTGCAGGCATTTACCGGCTTTCCAGGCTGGCTGGTTATGTGAGAGACAATATGCCTTATGATGAAGCTTCTCATCTTAAACCGGTGCTTAGTGATGAAGAGGCATGGGATGTGGCTGCTTTCATTAATACACAGGCCAGGCCTTTAAAAGCTTTTCCCGGAGACTGGCCCGATATCCGTACCAAACCGGTGGACCATCCTTTTGGTCCCTTCCCTGATACATTCCCGGAACAGCAACATAAGTACGGCCCCTTTAAGCCCATCGGTGAATCCAAAACAAAAGCGAAACAATAA
- a CDS encoding DsrE family protein, with amino-acid sequence MKKYSCLAAFLILVSVVSAQSPDYRVVFDITSKDTMAHHTVVRQVSGILKANPDAKLEIVIYGGALDLVIKNKSVVAPAIQELSKKATFKVCDVTMQRYKVGKDQLIAGVETVPDGIYEIITRQRDGWGYIKVSP; translated from the coding sequence ATGAAAAAGTATAGTTGTTTAGCCGCGTTTTTAATACTGGTCTCCGTTGTAAGTGCCCAATCGCCCGACTACCGGGTAGTATTTGACATTACCAGTAAGGATACCATGGCGCATCATACGGTTGTGCGCCAGGTAAGCGGCATCCTCAAAGCAAACCCGGATGCCAAACTGGAAATCGTCATCTATGGCGGCGCACTGGACCTTGTGATAAAAAATAAATCGGTAGTAGCGCCGGCCATCCAGGAGCTCTCCAAAAAAGCTACTTTTAAAGTGTGTGATGTTACCATGCAGCGGTACAAAGTGGGAAAGGACCAGCTTATAGCTGGTGTGGAAACCGTACCCGATGGCATATATGAAATCATAACCCGGCAAAGGGACGGTTGGGGATATATTAAAGTAAGTCCGTAA
- a CDS encoding COX15/CtaA family protein codes for MDTNTQYPAPDSPAAIKTNPDTKPRRYVSNWILIGVFMLLIQVVLGGITRLTGSGLSITEWNVVTGALPPLNEQQWVQEFNKYKQTPQFLLLNSEFTLSDFKFIFFWEWFHRFWARLIGVVFVVGFVYLVSKKYLKREMQQPLLFLFIFGAFQGAIGWIMVASGLTGDAVYVKPTRLALHFIFALALICYAFWFALQLRVRENQKMVAPSLRNWTSWLIGLLFLQLIFGALMAGHKAAMAAPTWPDINGDLIPPGLFRETPLLLNFFENKITIHFIHRGLAYLLLVLIIGYTIKAFRLRPVSHTLQKARLLPLILVLLQVVLGIVSLLTSPGIVPQKWGVFEWMAQLHQVVGMLLLLSLVAMLYLLPKRLAPAA; via the coding sequence ATGGATACAAATACCCAATACCCGGCGCCTGATTCACCCGCAGCTATAAAAACCAATCCGGATACAAAGCCCCGGCGCTATGTATCCAACTGGATCCTGATTGGGGTGTTCATGTTACTCATACAGGTGGTGCTGGGTGGTATTACCCGTTTAACGGGTTCCGGCTTGTCCATTACCGAATGGAATGTAGTAACCGGCGCCCTGCCTCCACTGAATGAACAGCAATGGGTACAGGAGTTCAATAAATACAAACAAACCCCCCAGTTCCTGTTGCTCAATTCCGAGTTTACCTTATCCGACTTTAAATTTATATTCTTCTGGGAATGGTTTCACCGTTTCTGGGCCCGGTTGATTGGTGTGGTATTCGTCGTGGGCTTTGTGTACCTGGTATCCAAAAAATACCTGAAGCGGGAAATGCAGCAACCCTTGTTGTTCCTGTTCATCTTTGGCGCCTTCCAGGGTGCTATTGGCTGGATCATGGTAGCCAGCGGCCTCACCGGCGATGCTGTATACGTGAAACCCACCCGCCTTGCCCTCCATTTTATCTTTGCACTGGCGCTTATCTGTTACGCCTTCTGGTTTGCCCTGCAATTGCGGGTACGTGAAAACCAGAAAATGGTAGCGCCTTCCTTACGCAACTGGACCTCGTGGCTCATTGGGTTATTATTCCTGCAACTCATCTTCGGTGCTTTAATGGCAGGTCACAAAGCAGCTATGGCTGCCCCTACCTGGCCGGATATTAATGGAGATTTAATACCGCCCGGTCTGTTCAGGGAAACGCCTCTTTTGCTCAACTTCTTCGAAAATAAGATCACCATTCATTTTATACACCGCGGCCTGGCCTATTTACTATTGGTGCTTATTATTGGATATACCATCAAGGCATTCCGGCTTCGCCCGGTAAGCCATACCCTGCAAAAGGCCCGCCTGTTGCCACTTATACTGGTATTGCTGCAGGTGGTATTGGGGATCGTTTCCCTGCTCACCAGTCCCGGTATTGTGCCTCAAAAATGGGGCGTTTTTGAATGGATGGCTCAATTGCACCAGGTAGTGGGAATGTTATTGCTGCTGAGCCTGGTGGCCATGCTCTACCTGCTTCCAAAAAGGTTGGCCCCTGCTGCATAA
- a CDS encoding patatin-like phospholipase family protein, with amino-acid sequence MKIFLRGLYHSFPIQLFLLHFKKYQVLLIFWFVLFSTVNGTFMKSFGADSLYLAPEYLGKVNALSAAFVGVSIGIFIMSWNITTFILFSRHFRFLATTSNPFLKYCINNGIIPLLFLLFYFSKATRFAGIKELMNTGEIALLVAGFIGGLILIISISFFYFFRADKTIIRRLTPVISNPQLFKAQFRKGDDRLTQSRLVKVEWYLNSLFTLKKVRDVSHYSREFVETIFSRHHFAAVLSIFVAFIFLIGMGFWLDHPLFQLPAASGITLFFAILIAVSGAFSYFMQSWSIPVLVLLFFVLNLLYRYNIIDPSNKAYGLSYDNKEHRPAYTRENLLALSSPEKTTQDKENMIRILERWKARQENKKPVMFIINTSGGGNRSATFTMNVLQYLDSLSDGELMRRTAFITGASGGMLGAAYFRELSREREKGKQLRLQDDRYVDDISGDLLNALFTSFVARDLASPAQKFNVNGYEYVKDRGYAFEQKLNENTHGLLNKQLRHLYDDEASARTPLMLFSSVITQDSRKMLISTQPMSFLMKPVYDTNKLSEIEPDAVDYQSMFAGQNPMNLRLLTALRMNATFPYVLPNVWLPTDPVIDVMDAGLRDNYGLETTIRFLQVFRHWIRENTSGVVLLQIRDRKIAGWEPYESDNITEIATKPMLLLQHNWYKMQEYSQADLLCLSQEIFGQQFYKLSFTYLPKKEDARAALNFHLTRSEKLDINEALFSTNNQQSFQFFKELLKPRTNPPAK; translated from the coding sequence ATGAAAATCTTTTTACGCGGATTATATCACTCGTTTCCCATCCAGCTTTTCCTGTTGCACTTTAAAAAGTACCAGGTGCTGCTGATCTTCTGGTTTGTGCTGTTCAGTACCGTGAATGGCACTTTCATGAAAAGCTTTGGGGCCGATTCCCTTTACCTGGCGCCTGAATACCTCGGGAAAGTGAATGCCCTAAGCGCCGCTTTTGTGGGGGTATCCATTGGCATCTTCATCATGAGCTGGAATATTACCACCTTCATCCTCTTCAGCCGTCATTTCCGTTTCCTGGCCACTACATCCAATCCTTTTTTAAAATATTGCATCAATAATGGCATCATCCCGCTGTTGTTCCTGTTATTCTACTTCAGCAAAGCTACCAGGTTTGCAGGTATCAAAGAGCTCATGAATACCGGTGAAATTGCCTTGCTGGTGGCTGGTTTTATTGGCGGGCTCATCCTCATCATCTCCATTTCCTTCTTCTATTTTTTCCGGGCCGATAAAACCATCATCCGTCGCCTTACCCCGGTCATCAGTAATCCGCAGTTATTCAAGGCGCAGTTCAGGAAGGGGGATGACAGGCTAACGCAAAGCCGCCTGGTAAAAGTGGAGTGGTACCTCAACTCGCTGTTCACCTTAAAAAAGGTACGGGATGTATCACACTATAGCCGGGAGTTTGTGGAAACCATCTTCAGCCGTCATCACTTCGCGGCTGTGCTGTCTATCTTTGTCGCCTTCATCTTTCTTATTGGGATGGGCTTTTGGCTCGATCATCCTTTATTTCAGTTGCCGGCAGCTTCGGGTATTACCTTGTTCTTTGCCATCCTCATAGCTGTATCGGGGGCGTTCTCTTATTTCATGCAAAGCTGGAGCATCCCGGTGCTCGTGCTACTCTTCTTTGTGCTCAATCTGCTGTATCGTTATAACATCATTGATCCCAGCAATAAGGCTTACGGGCTTAGCTACGACAATAAAGAGCATCGTCCAGCCTATACCCGGGAGAACCTGCTGGCTTTGTCCTCGCCTGAAAAAACAACGCAGGACAAAGAGAACATGATCCGGATACTGGAGCGTTGGAAGGCCAGGCAGGAAAACAAAAAGCCGGTGATGTTCATCATCAATACCAGTGGAGGCGGCAACCGCAGCGCCACCTTTACGATGAACGTACTGCAATACCTGGACAGCCTGAGCGATGGAGAACTGATGAGAAGAACAGCTTTTATTACTGGTGCTTCGGGCGGCATGCTGGGGGCTGCTTATTTCCGCGAATTAAGCAGGGAAAGGGAGAAAGGGAAGCAACTGCGGTTGCAGGATGATCGATATGTGGATGATATTTCCGGCGACCTGCTCAATGCGCTCTTTACTTCTTTTGTGGCCAGGGACCTGGCATCGCCTGCGCAAAAGTTCAACGTTAATGGCTACGAATATGTGAAAGACAGAGGCTATGCTTTTGAACAAAAGCTCAATGAGAATACCCATGGCTTGCTGAATAAACAACTCAGGCATTTGTATGATGATGAGGCGAGCGCCCGCACCCCGCTTATGCTGTTCAGTTCCGTCATAACCCAGGATAGCCGCAAGATGCTCATCAGCACCCAGCCCATGAGCTTTTTGATGAAGCCGGTATACGATACCAACAAGCTCTCCGAAATAGAACCGGATGCGGTTGACTACCAATCCATGTTTGCCGGCCAAAACCCGATGAACCTGCGCCTGCTCACCGCCTTGCGCATGAATGCCACCTTCCCCTATGTGCTGCCCAACGTATGGCTGCCTACCGATCCGGTCATTGACGTTATGGATGCCGGCCTGCGCGATAATTACGGATTGGAGACCACCATCCGCTTTTTGCAGGTGTTCCGGCATTGGATCCGGGAGAATACCAGTGGTGTGGTGCTCCTGCAGATCCGTGATAGGAAAATAGCCGGATGGGAGCCATATGAATCGGATAACATTACAGAGATAGCCACCAAGCCCATGTTGCTATTACAACACAACTGGTATAAAATGCAGGAATATTCACAAGCGGATCTCCTGTGTCTTTCGCAGGAAATATTCGGGCAACAGTTCTATAAATTATCCTTTACCTACCTGCCCAAAAAAGAAGATGCACGGGCGGCACTTAACTTCCACCTCACCAGGAGTGAAAAGCTGGACATCAATGAAGCGTTGTTCAGTACCAATAACCAGCAATCATTTCAATTCTTCAAGGAATTACTGAAGCCAAGGACCAACCCTCCCGCCAAGTAA
- a CDS encoding diacylglycerol/lipid kinase family protein, producing MSRKIIYLINPISGTRGKGSLKQMIARHTKAKGIPFEIMDTDIDAKYEAVRKKVTTEGFTDIVVCGGDGSVNQVVHALADTDVQFGIIPMGSGNGLAFAAGIPKSSEKALNIVFTGEARLTDAFMVNDQFACMLCGLGFDAQVAHQFAKQPKRGLATYASLTTRNFFSAVSYPFQIAANKLTFTTEAFFVSIANSNQFGNNFTIAPKAVLSDGLLDVVIVKKVAKPLLLLTVMRQVLAGKLRHIENSLRSPVIYFQTEELIISNIGNAPMHIDGEPRDTPTRLQIKVLPQYFKLIHAL from the coding sequence ATGTCAAGAAAGATTATTTATCTCATTAACCCTATTTCCGGCACCAGGGGCAAAGGTTCACTGAAGCAGATGATTGCCCGGCATACAAAGGCAAAAGGTATCCCTTTTGAAATTATGGATACCGATATTGACGCGAAGTATGAGGCGGTCCGGAAAAAGGTCACTACCGAAGGCTTTACGGATATTGTGGTATGCGGGGGCGACGGTTCCGTAAACCAGGTGGTACATGCATTGGCCGATACGGATGTTCAGTTTGGCATTATACCTATGGGCTCGGGGAATGGGCTGGCTTTTGCCGCCGGCATTCCCAAATCGAGTGAAAAAGCGCTGAATATTGTTTTTACAGGCGAGGCCCGGCTCACGGATGCTTTTATGGTAAATGACCAGTTTGCCTGTATGTTGTGCGGATTGGGGTTTGATGCTCAGGTAGCGCACCAGTTTGCCAAACAACCCAAGCGCGGACTGGCCACTTACGCCTCCCTTACTACCCGCAATTTCTTTTCTGCAGTCTCCTACCCCTTCCAGATAGCCGCCAATAAATTAACATTTACCACGGAGGCTTTTTTCGTGAGCATTGCCAACAGTAACCAGTTTGGCAACAATTTCACGATTGCACCCAAAGCAGTATTGTCCGATGGCTTACTGGATGTGGTGATCGTAAAGAAGGTAGCCAAGCCTTTATTGCTCCTAACGGTGATGAGGCAGGTATTGGCCGGCAAACTACGGCATATTGAAAACTCCCTCCGCTCGCCCGTGATCTATTTTCAAACCGAAGAACTTATAATATCCAACATAGGCAACGCTCCCATGCATATTGACGGAGAGCCACGCGACACACCCACCCGGTTGCAGATTAAGGTATTGCCACAATATTTTAAGCTCATCCACGCATTGTAG
- a CDS encoding ketosteroid isomerase produces the protein MSEHTHTTNDVDSAAQQILMHAYNAFNARDVEAALVCMDVDVDWPNGMEGGYLYGHKAVHDYWVRQWNMIDPHVDPVSFTNGEDGNIMVEVHQVVYDLEGNIILDETVYHSYLILQGLIKRMEIRKKEATLLDTQREPLPFQ, from the coding sequence ATGTCAGAACATACCCATACAACCAACGATGTAGACAGTGCTGCGCAGCAAATATTGATGCATGCTTATAATGCCTTCAATGCCCGTGATGTGGAGGCTGCCCTTGTTTGCATGGACGTCGATGTAGATTGGCCCAATGGCATGGAAGGCGGTTACCTGTACGGGCACAAAGCCGTACATGATTACTGGGTGCGGCAATGGAATATGATTGATCCGCATGTAGACCCCGTGAGCTTCACCAATGGAGAAGATGGTAATATTATGGTAGAAGTACACCAGGTAGTATATGACCTGGAAGGAAACATCATCCTGGATGAAACCGTTTATCATTCCTACCTCATCCTGCAGGGGCTTATAAAGCGTATGGAAATACGAAAGAAGGAAGCAACGCTTTTAGATACACAGCGTGAGCCATTACCATTTCAATAA